The Deinococcus puniceus genome segment CAAGACCAACGACATCACGGGCGACGGCACCACCACCGCCACCGTGCTGGGTCAGGCTGTTGTTAAGGAAGGCCTGCGTAACGTCGCCGCCGGAGCCAACCCCCTCGCCCTCAAGCGCGGCATCGAGAAAGCCGTGCTGGCCGCCATCGAGGAAATCAAGAAGCTGGCCGTGCCTGTCGAAGACAGCGACGCCATCAAGAAAGTCGCGGGCATCAGCGCCAACGACGATCAGGTCGGCGAAGAAATTGCCGCCGCAATGGACAAGGTCGGTAAAGAAGGCGTCATCACCATCGAAGAGAGCAAGGGCTTTGACACCGAAGTGGACGTGGTGGAAGGCATGCAGTTTGACAAGGGCTTTATCAACCCCTACTTCGTGACCAACGCCGAGAAGATGGAAGCCGTCCTCGAAGACGCCTACATCCTGATCAACGAGAAGAAGATCAGCAACCTCAAAGACCTGCTGCCCGTGCTGGAAAAAGTGGCGCAGACGGGCCGTCCCCTGCTCATCATCGCGGAAGACGTGGAAGGCGAAGCCCTCGCGACCCTCGTGGTGAACAAGCTGCGTGGCACCCTGAACATCGCCGCTGTGAAAGCCCCCGGTTTCGGTGACCGCCGCAAGGAAATGCTGCGCGACATCGCTGCCGTGACTGGCGGCCAAGTGGTCAGCGAAGACCTCGGCCACAAGCTGGAAAACACCGGGATGGACATGCTGGGCCGCGCCGCCCGCATCCGCATCACCAAAGACGAAACCACCATCGTGGACGGCAAGGGTGAGCAGACCGAGATCGACGCCCGCGTGAACGCCATCAAGGCCGAACTGGACACAACCGACAGCGACTACGCCAAAGAGAAGCTTCAGGAGCGCCTCGCCAAACTCGCAGGCGGCGTGGCCGTTATTCGCGTGGGCGCAGCCACCGAAACCGAACTGAAGGAAAAGAAGCACCGCTACGAGGACGCCCTCAGCACCGCTCGCAGCGCTGTTGAAGAAGGCATCGTATCGGGCGGCGGCACCACGCTGCTCCGCATTATTCCCGCCGTTCGCAAGGCCGCCGAAGCCCTTAGCGGTGACGAGGCCACGGGCGCACGCATCCTGATTCGTGCCCTCGAAGAACCCGCCCGCCAGATCGCCATGAATGCCGGATTCGAAGGCAGCGTTGTCGTCAACGCCGTCATCAACTCCGACAAGCCCCGCTACGGCTTCAACGCCGCGACGGGCGAGTACGTGGACGACATGATCGCCGCTGGCATCGTCGACCCCGCCAAAGTGACCCGCACGGCGCTGCAAAACGCCGCCAGCATCGGCGCACTCATCCTCACCACCGAAGCCATCGTCTCCGACAAACCCGAGAAGCCTCAGGCTCAGGGCAACGGCGGCGGCTCCCCCGACATGGGCGGAATGGACTTCTAAAGCAAGCAGACTTAAAAGAGAGCCGGGGCGTTTGCCTCGGCTTTTTTTTGATTGGGCCAGTTGGTTGGGCCAATTTTATTTGGCCTCTACTGAACACTTTTCCCCTATGCTGCGCTCAAGTTGAGTGTTCCAGCCAAGTCCGATTTGCCGCCCGCGCCTCTCTCCTCTTTGCCGCCGACATTGCGCTGGTCAGCGGCTTGGGCGTTTCCGGTGTCTTCTCCGCAGGCGCGGGCGGGCGTGCTGCGCGGGGCGCTGGCCTTGCTTACGCTGCTGCCGGGGTGGGTGCTGAATCTGGGCTACCGCTGGGATGTGGCGACCCGGTTGTATTTGGGCACTGTGCCCACTTTTCCGCCCTTGCGTTGGTCACGGCGAGTTGTGCGGCAAGGTTTGGTGGTGTGGGGGGTCATCGCGATTAGCCTCAGTCCCGGCGCAGTGTTGGCCCTGTTGGGCGGCGGCGCGAGGTTGGCACGGGCGCAGGCTTTGGCCCAAGGATTATGGCTGCTGGCGGGACTGTTGCTGCTCGCCGCCTTCCTATTGGTGCCCGCAGGCATGACCCGGCTGGGCTGCCAGGGAGACCGAACCGTGTTCACCGCGCCTTGGCGCTTGTGGCGGCCCGTGCGGCTGCGTCTGGGTGCGTATCTGTATGCTTGGTGTATCGCAGGTAGTGCCATCGCCGTGTCATTGGCTGTTCCGGCAGTGCTGGGCGCAGCGGGCTGGCTGTCCCTTTGGACATGGGTACACACTGTCCCCGCTCTGCGGCCCCCGCCTGCACTTCACAGCATCACGGTATTGGAGGGATTGGCCTTCTTGCTGAATACTGTCCTATTTTTTGTGCTGAGCGTCTGGGCTTGGCAAGTGGCTGGCTACGCTTTTACGGTGGCGCTGTACGGGGGCTACCCTCAGGGCAAACCCGTAGATTGAAGCCATGCCCCCCATGCTAATCGTATTCTCTGGCCTCCCCGGTTCTGGCAAATCTACGCTGGCGCTGGGGCTGGCGACTTACCTGAACGCCGTGTATCTGCGCCTGGACACCATCGAGGCGGCGCTACTGAATGCGGGTCTGCCCTCGGTAGGCGTTGAGGGCTACGCGGTGGCCTACGCCCTCGCTGCCGATGCGTTGCGGCTGGGGCAAACGGTGGTGGCCGACTGCGTGAACCCCCTGCCCGTGACGCGGGAGGCATGGCAGGCGGTGGCACGGGAGCATTCCAGCCGGATCCTAGACGTAGAGGTGATCTGCTCGGACGTGCATGAGCATCGGCGGCGAGTGGAAACGCGGCAGGCCGATGAGGGCAACTGGGCCGGACGCTGGCAGCCGCCCACATGGGAAGCGGTGGCACGGCACGACTACGCGGAATGGACTTCGCCCCGAACGGTGATCGATACGGCCAGTGGAGAAAAGGCAGAACAGCTGGTCAGGGTGCTGAGGTTGGTCACAGTTCCACTATGATTCAGACGCTATTCATCCGTCGCCACGTCTCACGACGCGACAACTGACCACTAAATATTTACTGTAAACAGGACAGTCATCTGGTCAATTCTGCAATACAGACGTAAGAGAATAGACAGGAATAATAGTTTAGGGTGAATTATGTCACCGTCTGTTCACTTGGAAAAAGCCGGACGCACTTGGGTCTTTTGGCTCTGGTGTGTCTGTCTGCTCTGGAGTGGGAAGGCATTGGCGGCCCCCAGCCTGGGCATCTGTACGGCACTCGGCGGGACTCTGGCGACCAATCTGTTCGAGAACGACGGAAGCTTCGGCTCGCTGAGCGGCACACCAGCCAATCCGACTTGGGCTGGGGCACTTGCGCCGGGGCGCACGACCCTCAAATACATCGACAACACCATCCGGACTTCACCCTGGGCAGGCAGCCCCGAAGACGGCGAATACACCGTCAGCAACAGCAGTGCGTTCCGCTCCAACTTCAACAATGCTTGGTGGTATTTCACCGACCATACCGGCTCTACCACAGGCGCACCCAGCAACAACCTCAACGGCCTGATGATGGTCATCAACGCCAGCTTTACGGCGGATATTTTTTATCAACAGACGCTGACCGTCACGCCCAATACCAACTACGAATATGGCCTGTGGATTATGAATATGCTGCGCGTTTCAGGCATTACCCCCGACATTCAAATCGAAGTTGACCGGATCGTGAACGGAACAGCCCTGCCCACCCAAGTGGTGGCCCAAACAGGTGACATCGCGCCATCTAACCCTGCCACATGGAGACCGTTTGGCGCAGTCATCAACAGCGGCCCCGCAACGCAAATGACGGTCAAGTTCAGAAACAACAATCCGGGCGGCGGCGGCAACGACCTCGCCATCGACGATCTTTCGTTTACCGGTTGCACGGGCCTGAATATCGGCTCACTCAGCGGCACGGTGTTTTTGGATGTTGACCGCAATAACACCCCCAATATCCCGGCCACCGACAGCGCCCTGTCCGGAGTTACAGTACAGCTGGTCAATGCTACCGGAGCAGTGACCGCCAGCGCAGTTACCACCAGCACTGGGGCCTACAGCTTCCTCAATGTTCCGGCAGCCACCTACACGGTCAGGGTGCAGCCCAGCGATCCCCCCATCAGCCCAACCTACGTAGCGACCAGTCCGGCGGGGGCACAGCGCACTGGCGTCGTTATCAGCAACGGGGCTTTTATCGTGAACCAAGATTTTGGATACCAACAGGGTGTAGATGTGCAAGCCCTCAAAACCCAGCGCGTAGGCTCCACCGGCAACTTTAGCAGCGCTGCCCTGACCGCCGTTCCCCGCACCCGGTTCGTGCAGTATCAGTTGACCCTCAGCAACGCCGGAAGTATTCCTATTCTCGCGCCCAGCAGCCTGCAAGACGTGTTGGACAGCCGATTTACCTCGCCCAGCATCGTCACGGCAGCGGCGGCAGCGGGCGGGGCCACCGGGTGTGCGGCTGCGTTCGGCACGGGCAGCACCGCCAACACCCTCACGCTCACGGCGGCAACCCTGCCCGTCGGTGCATCCTGCGTCGTCACGGTTCAGGTACAGGCCACTACTGCGGGTGCACTCACCAACACTGCCACAGCGTTCCCGCCCAGCGGTATCCCCGACTACAACACCAGCAACAACCGCGCCCAAGTGGCCACGACGGTCTTAAACCCGCCTGCCGTGACTCTTTCTAAATCGGCCAGAAATCTGGGGCTGCCCACTGCACTTAATCTTGCGGCCCCCTACGGCACAGTCATTACGGGCAAACCCGGCGATATAGTTGAATACTGCCTGAACTACGCAAACGCGGCAGGGGTACTGGACGCCCCGAATTTTGTGATCACCGATGCGCTGCCGCCCAACGCCGTGGCGTGGTTGGTTGGGTACGGCGGCAGCAACGGCCTGCAATGGAGGGCCACCTTTGCCGGAGTGACGACCACCACCCTGCTGACCAGCGGCAGCGGCGACGATGCAGGCGACCTGAACACCAGCGCCGTGCTGCGGGTCGGCACCCTGCGCTCTGGCGGCAGCGGCAGCTTGTGCTTCCGCACCACCATTCAGTAGGTGGGCCGCCCATCTCACCGCGCCCCGGTAGGCTAGGGCGATGATTCCCACCCTGCTCGTCGTTTCTGGCCTGCCCGCTTCTGGTAAAACGCAGTTGGGCATGCAACTGGCCGCCCAACTGCGCTGGCCCAACGTAACCAAAGACGATTACAAGCAACTGCTGCACGACGGTCTGCCTGATCTCACCAACGCCCAATCCGGCCCCCTCAGCATGCGGCTGATGTACCACGTGGCAGGCATCACGTTGGCGGCGGGGGTGAATACGGTGCTGGAAACCCACTTTTACCGGGGCCTCAGCGAAGGGCATATTCAGGTGTTGGCAGAGATTCACGGGGCGCGGTTGCTCCAAATTTTCTGCCATGCCCCCGTTGACGAACTGGCACGGCGACATGCGGTGCGGGTGGCGTCCGGCCTGCGCCCACACATCGACCATGCGTCGCTGGATCATTACAACGTGCCCGACTTCTGGTGTCATACGCCGCTGGATCTGGCCGCACCACTGCTGCGGGTGGACACGACCCAAGCCGTGGATGTGGCAGAAATAGTGGCTTGGGTCAGGTCGGCTATCGGCTGAGCTAGGCTTGGTTACAGTGGGCCATGTCCTCGACATTCGCGGCACACTTTGGTGCATTCAGCCATCAGCACACGCCTTCCGAGCGCGGGGCAGAATTGCTGTCTGCTTTGAATGAGTCCGCTGAATTTAGTGCGGATCACGTCAATCTCAACGGGTGCGGACTGACCTCCTTGCCGCCCAGTTTGAGGAG includes the following:
- a CDS encoding AAA family ATPase, whose protein sequence is MIPTLLVVSGLPASGKTQLGMQLAAQLRWPNVTKDDYKQLLHDGLPDLTNAQSGPLSMRLMYHVAGITLAAGVNTVLETHFYRGLSEGHIQVLAEIHGARLLQIFCHAPVDELARRHAVRVASGLRPHIDHASLDHYNVPDFWCHTPLDLAAPLLRVDTTQAVDVAEIVAWVRSAIG
- a CDS encoding AAA family ATPase, translating into MPPMLIVFSGLPGSGKSTLALGLATYLNAVYLRLDTIEAALLNAGLPSVGVEGYAVAYALAADALRLGQTVVADCVNPLPVTREAWQAVAREHSSRILDVEVICSDVHEHRRRVETRQADEGNWAGRWQPPTWEAVARHDYAEWTSPRTVIDTASGEKAEQLVRVLRLVTVPL
- a CDS encoding SdrD B-like domain-containing protein; the encoded protein is MAAPSLGICTALGGTLATNLFENDGSFGSLSGTPANPTWAGALAPGRTTLKYIDNTIRTSPWAGSPEDGEYTVSNSSAFRSNFNNAWWYFTDHTGSTTGAPSNNLNGLMMVINASFTADIFYQQTLTVTPNTNYEYGLWIMNMLRVSGITPDIQIEVDRIVNGTALPTQVVAQTGDIAPSNPATWRPFGAVINSGPATQMTVKFRNNNPGGGGNDLAIDDLSFTGCTGLNIGSLSGTVFLDVDRNNTPNIPATDSALSGVTVQLVNATGAVTASAVTTSTGAYSFLNVPAATYTVRVQPSDPPISPTYVATSPAGAQRTGVVISNGAFIVNQDFGYQQGVDVQALKTQRVGSTGNFSSAALTAVPRTRFVQYQLTLSNAGSIPILAPSSLQDVLDSRFTSPSIVTAAAAAGGATGCAAAFGTGSTANTLTLTAATLPVGASCVVTVQVQATTAGALTNTATAFPPSGIPDYNTSNNRAQVATTVLNPPAVTLSKSARNLGLPTALNLAAPYGTVITGKPGDIVEYCLNYANAAGVLDAPNFVITDALPPNAVAWLVGYGGSNGLQWRATFAGVTTTTLLTSGSGDDAGDLNTSAVLRVGTLRSGGSGSLCFRTTIQ
- the groL gene encoding chaperonin GroEL (60 kDa chaperone family; promotes refolding of misfolded polypeptides especially under stressful conditions; forms two stacked rings of heptamers to form a barrel-shaped 14mer; ends can be capped by GroES; misfolded proteins enter the barrel where they are refolded when GroES binds), whose amino-acid sequence is MAKQLVFDETARRALERGVNAVANAVKVTLGPRGRNVVIEKKFGSPTITKDGVTVAKEIELEDKLENIGAQLLKEVASKTNDITGDGTTTATVLGQAVVKEGLRNVAAGANPLALKRGIEKAVLAAIEEIKKLAVPVEDSDAIKKVAGISANDDQVGEEIAAAMDKVGKEGVITIEESKGFDTEVDVVEGMQFDKGFINPYFVTNAEKMEAVLEDAYILINEKKISNLKDLLPVLEKVAQTGRPLLIIAEDVEGEALATLVVNKLRGTLNIAAVKAPGFGDRRKEMLRDIAAVTGGQVVSEDLGHKLENTGMDMLGRAARIRITKDETTIVDGKGEQTEIDARVNAIKAELDTTDSDYAKEKLQERLAKLAGGVAVIRVGAATETELKEKKHRYEDALSTARSAVEEGIVSGGGTTLLRIIPAVRKAAEALSGDEATGARILIRALEEPARQIAMNAGFEGSVVVNAVINSDKPRYGFNAATGEYVDDMIAAGIVDPAKVTRTALQNAASIGALILTTEAIVSDKPEKPQAQGNGGGSPDMGGMDF